In Paenibacillus sonchi, a single genomic region encodes these proteins:
- a CDS encoding polysaccharide biosynthesis protein — protein sequence MTAKTRVYLLFLIDLAIIWFSIVTSYMFRFSKGIPDEYTLQMLVFGLIATVTFGGSLIYFGLYRRLWQYASIDEIISVFKAIVVGAVLSFVAAFIILPERVPLSIEVRAMETILLLVGGVRFCWRVFRNDRINSKDTETHTLIVGAGDCGILIAREMMGPSFAHTRIVGFIDDSADKYHLSILGVPVLGNRYDIPRLVKELEIHEIIIAMPSVSRTEISEIINLAKATGAKLKIIPALNDLIAGKISVKKLRDVSVEDLLGREPIVADMNSILGYVHNKTVLVTGAGGSIGSELCRQISPFAPDKLLILGHGENSIYTIEMELRKSFPDLNIVTVIADVQDRTRMMEVFQSHSPHVVFHAAAHKHVPLMERNPAEAIKNNVFGTRNVADCADKYGAERFVLISSDKAVNPTSVMGATKRIAEMYVQSLNTSSPTKFSAVRFGNVLGSRGSVIPAFKQQIAAGGPVTVTHPEMVRYFMTIPEAVQLVIQSGSFANGGEVFVLDMGQPVRILTLAEDLITLSGYEPYKDIEITFSGIREGEKLYEELLTAEENLGSTRHNRIFIGKPNVLSQNQLELEFKRLERVLAEDGDAIREVINQIVPMQPVAQAAIS from the coding sequence ATGACAGCGAAAACCAGAGTTTATTTGTTATTCCTCATTGACCTTGCGATCATCTGGTTCAGTATTGTGACTTCTTATATGTTCCGGTTTTCCAAGGGCATACCTGACGAATATACGCTTCAGATGCTGGTGTTCGGTCTTATTGCGACAGTAACCTTTGGGGGCAGTCTGATCTATTTTGGCTTGTACCGCAGATTATGGCAGTATGCCAGCATTGATGAGATCATTTCTGTATTCAAAGCGATTGTTGTAGGAGCTGTCCTTTCTTTTGTGGCGGCATTTATCATTTTGCCGGAACGGGTCCCCCTCAGCATTGAGGTGCGCGCGATGGAAACGATCCTGCTCCTGGTGGGAGGAGTCCGCTTCTGCTGGAGAGTGTTCCGCAATGATCGTATTAACTCCAAGGATACAGAGACTCATACCCTGATTGTGGGTGCCGGTGACTGCGGAATACTGATCGCCCGGGAAATGATGGGCCCTTCATTTGCCCATACGCGAATTGTCGGCTTCATTGATGACAGTGCAGATAAATACCATCTGTCTATCTTGGGAGTACCCGTTCTCGGCAACCGTTATGATATTCCCCGGCTTGTGAAGGAACTCGAGATTCATGAGATTATTATCGCTATGCCTTCTGTATCCCGAACGGAAATCTCCGAAATTATTAACTTGGCGAAGGCTACCGGGGCCAAGCTGAAGATTATTCCAGCACTTAATGACTTGATTGCCGGCAAAATTTCGGTAAAAAAGCTGCGTGATGTCAGCGTAGAGGATTTGCTTGGACGCGAACCGATTGTGGCTGACATGAACAGCATTCTCGGGTATGTACATAACAAGACGGTATTAGTCACCGGGGCTGGAGGTTCAATTGGCTCAGAGCTATGCCGTCAGATATCCCCTTTTGCCCCAGACAAACTGTTAATTCTCGGACACGGCGAAAATAGCATTTACACGATAGAGATGGAGCTGCGGAAGAGCTTCCCGGATCTGAACATTGTTACCGTAATTGCGGATGTTCAGGACCGCACGCGGATGATGGAAGTATTCCAGAGTCACAGCCCGCATGTAGTCTTTCATGCGGCAGCGCATAAGCACGTTCCTCTGATGGAACGCAATCCCGCCGAGGCCATTAAGAACAATGTCTTCGGGACCCGCAATGTAGCTGACTGTGCTGACAAATATGGAGCGGAACGGTTCGTATTGATCTCCTCTGACAAAGCCGTTAATCCGACCAGTGTGATGGGAGCGACCAAACGTATCGCAGAAATGTATGTGCAGAGCCTCAACACCTCCAGCCCAACCAAATTCTCAGCAGTACGATTCGGCAATGTCTTGGGCAGCCGGGGCAGCGTCATTCCGGCCTTCAAGCAGCAGATCGCTGCGGGCGGACCGGTTACCGTGACCCATCCCGAGATGGTACGTTATTTTATGACGATTCCGGAAGCGGTGCAACTGGTCATCCAGTCCGGATCATTTGCGAATGGCGGAGAAGTCTTTGTACTGGATATGGGCCAACCAGTGAGGATTCTGACCTTAGCCGAGGACCTGATTACCTTGTCCGGCTATGAGCCTTACAAGGATATTGAGATTACCTTCTCCGGAATACGGGAAGGTGAGAAGCTGTATGAAGAACTGCTGACAGCCGAGGAGAATCTGGGTTCCACCCGGCATAACCGGATCTTCATCGGTAAACCCAACGTTCTTAGCCAGAATCAGCTGGAACTGGAGTTCAAACGTCTGGAACGTGTATTGGCTGAAGACGGAGACGCTATTCGTGAAGTCATTAACCAGATTGTGCCGATGCAGCCGGTAGCTCAAGCTGCGATTAGCTAA
- a CDS encoding S-layer homology domain-containing protein, with protein sequence MSLKKKLAVSTLAASMTAASFAGFPFSSTGLAQHLGLVGTAAAAEVGHQTVKDKITTIYKNLTVTEVTYLKNYSNEVAGLDKDKFEKIFAPVLGKIDLTDKEKATSLKLFKSVSSVVYDVYANDFDVLKDIRLDKDNVALFNTIATQANVPNLSFDDILDFFFASNGVEAELRTLVVNKLGTDPLNLADPASQKTLVKDAVYKVLDQKIGTGALTVSQAFANLKISADDLVQTFVNVNTEIKSSRKAAQSLASAYLRAYPLTTTNPGSGSGSGGGGGGTAVVVTNPTATPGFYDVSKLVSIVGDKATLKLVDADVIKAFDALLAANPGKTGLTLTLNLGTVNAKVVEVPLSKAIIEAAKARGIANIAVTFNGLTVTIPVSQFSDAVTLTVTNEADTTVTSLTSLKLASKVYSFDLTVGGVKTTTFKQPLTIKLPLANTTGLDKELLSVSKVVYKALEFHGGVVDGDYIVEPRDTLSTYAVVENKVNFNDVASVQAWAGRQIQVVAAKGAIEGVGASKFAPKSNVTRAEFSKMLIRALNLENSTATESFGDVASTAWYAPYVAVAAEKGIVTGRSASQFDPNATITRAEMATMIARAVKTVNPQATAGDASSLTKFADAAKIAASLKDGVAFAASHNLVIGNAGKFNPNNTATRAEAAVIIYRTINFK encoded by the coding sequence GTGTCTTTGAAGAAAAAGTTAGCAGTATCAACATTAGCAGCAAGCATGACAGCAGCATCCTTTGCAGGTTTTCCGTTCAGCAGTACTGGTCTGGCTCAGCATCTTGGACTGGTTGGAACGGCTGCAGCGGCTGAAGTTGGCCATCAGACCGTTAAGGACAAGATTACGACTATTTACAAAAACTTGACCGTAACAGAAGTAACTTATTTGAAGAACTATTCAAATGAAGTAGCAGGACTTGACAAGGATAAGTTCGAGAAGATTTTTGCTCCGGTTCTTGGCAAGATTGACCTAACCGATAAGGAAAAAGCAACCTCTTTGAAATTATTCAAAAGCGTTTCCAGTGTAGTATACGATGTGTATGCAAATGATTTTGATGTGCTGAAAGACATTCGTTTAGATAAGGATAATGTTGCTTTGTTCAATACAATTGCAACCCAGGCTAACGTTCCAAACCTTAGCTTCGACGACATTCTGGATTTCTTCTTCGCTTCTAACGGCGTAGAAGCAGAACTTCGCACTTTGGTGGTGAACAAATTGGGCACGGATCCGCTCAACCTTGCTGATCCTGCTTCACAGAAGACTTTGGTGAAGGACGCTGTCTACAAAGTTCTCGACCAAAAGATTGGTACTGGCGCGTTAACTGTTAGTCAAGCGTTTGCCAATTTGAAAATTTCTGCTGATGATCTCGTACAGACCTTCGTTAATGTGAATACAGAAATTAAATCTTCCAGAAAAGCAGCTCAATCACTTGCTTCGGCCTATCTTCGTGCTTATCCGTTGACTACTACTAACCCTGGAAGTGGTAGTGGTAGTGGCGGCGGCGGTGGCGGCACTGCTGTAGTAGTCACTAATCCAACCGCTACTCCTGGATTCTACGATGTCTCCAAATTGGTTAGCATTGTCGGCGACAAAGCAACCCTGAAGCTGGTTGACGCTGATGTGATCAAGGCTTTTGACGCATTGCTGGCAGCTAATCCTGGCAAGACTGGCCTTACACTTACCCTGAATTTGGGCACTGTCAATGCTAAGGTAGTAGAAGTTCCACTGTCCAAAGCGATTATTGAAGCCGCTAAGGCAAGAGGTATTGCTAATATCGCAGTAACCTTCAACGGTCTGACAGTTACAATTCCGGTATCCCAGTTCAGTGATGCAGTAACACTGACCGTTACGAATGAAGCTGACACAACAGTAACTTCCCTGACCAGCCTCAAGCTGGCTTCGAAAGTGTACTCTTTCGATCTGACAGTAGGCGGCGTGAAGACAACAACCTTCAAACAACCATTGACTATTAAGCTTCCTTTGGCCAATACAACTGGCCTTGACAAGGAATTGCTCTCTGTGTCGAAAGTGGTCTACAAGGCTCTCGAATTCCATGGCGGCGTAGTTGACGGCGACTATATCGTTGAACCGCGTGATACCCTCTCGACATATGCAGTCGTTGAGAACAAAGTGAACTTCAATGACGTTGCAAGCGTACAAGCATGGGCTGGAAGACAAATTCAAGTTGTAGCCGCTAAAGGCGCAATTGAAGGTGTTGGCGCAAGCAAGTTCGCTCCGAAGAGCAATGTTACCCGCGCTGAGTTCTCTAAGATGCTGATCCGTGCGCTGAACCTGGAGAACAGCACAGCTACTGAAAGCTTCGGCGATGTTGCCTCCACAGCCTGGTACGCTCCTTATGTAGCCGTTGCTGCTGAGAAGGGCATCGTTACGGGCCGCAGTGCTTCCCAGTTTGATCCAAACGCAACCATCACCCGTGCTGAAATGGCAACGATGATTGCCCGTGCGGTTAAGACTGTTAACCCGCAAGCCACTGCAGGAGATGCTTCGTCGTTGACTAAATTCGCGGATGCTGCGAAGATCGCCGCTTCCCTGAAAGATGGAGTAGCCTTTGCAGCCAGCCATAACCTTGTTATCGGCAATGCCGGCAAGTTCAACCCGAACAACACAGCAACCCGTGCAGAAGCAGCTGTAATCATCTACCGTACCATCAACTTCAAGTAA
- the yihA gene encoding ribosome biogenesis GTP-binding protein YihA/YsxC: MKVNNAEFIISAVGPDQYPVDALPEIALAGRSNVGKSSLINRMINRKNLARTSSTPGKTQHMNYYRVNESMYFVDFPGYGYAKVSKTQRASWGKMVEKYLAERDTLKLVLLIVDLRHPPTGNDKMMFDWLKHYDLPLCVVATKADKIPKTRWPKHIKIMKQELGVLPGDNFISFSSEIGLGRDELWELIERYNQASEEDPALEPGIEDAGNEAQPEDPSEA; this comes from the coding sequence ATGAAAGTTAACAATGCCGAATTTATCATCAGCGCCGTAGGCCCTGATCAATACCCTGTTGACGCCTTGCCGGAGATTGCTCTGGCAGGGCGCTCCAACGTCGGGAAGTCTTCTCTGATCAACCGGATGATCAACCGCAAGAATCTGGCCCGTACCAGCTCCACACCGGGCAAGACGCAGCATATGAACTATTACCGGGTTAATGAAAGCATGTATTTTGTCGACTTCCCAGGCTATGGTTATGCGAAGGTGTCCAAAACCCAGCGCGCCTCCTGGGGCAAAATGGTCGAGAAATATCTGGCCGAGCGCGACACTCTGAAGCTGGTCCTGCTCATTGTGGATCTTCGCCACCCGCCTACGGGCAATGACAAGATGATGTTCGACTGGCTGAAGCATTACGATCTGCCCCTGTGTGTTGTGGCTACCAAAGCGGACAAGATTCCCAAAACCCGCTGGCCGAAGCACATCAAGATTATGAAGCAGGAGCTGGGCGTGCTGCCGGGCGATAACTTCATTTCCTTTTCCTCCGAGATCGGTCTCGGCAGAGATGAATTATGGGAGCTAATTGAGCGCTATAATCAAGCTTCCGAAGAAGATCCGGCCCTAGAGCCGGGGATTGAAGATGCTGGAAATGAAGCGCAGCCGGAAGATCCTTCCGAGGCTTGA
- a CDS encoding tyrosine-protein phosphatase produces MIDIHSHILPFMDDGAADWDAALAMAQAAGKDGISTVVATPHHANGVYLNPAPNIGQAVEQLNQRLRQADLPLQVLPGQEIRIYSDLLNDLEQGQLLTLAGSRYILLEMPSSRVPRSMEETCHELLIQGFVPVIAHPERNAEVAADPSKLTRLIELGALGQLTAQSLAGTFGSKLQKLSLDLCRRNAVHVIASDAHDNQHRPFGLSEAYGVLTKELGTTASDLFRQNALRIVNNEEIIRADYLQSHKKLHRLFGFFSRKG; encoded by the coding sequence ATGATAGATATCCATAGTCACATTCTACCCTTCATGGACGACGGGGCTGCCGATTGGGACGCGGCTCTTGCTATGGCTCAGGCTGCCGGGAAGGATGGAATTTCCACTGTTGTCGCCACGCCTCATCATGCCAACGGAGTCTATTTGAACCCCGCTCCGAATATTGGACAAGCTGTGGAGCAGCTGAATCAGAGACTCCGGCAGGCCGATCTTCCGCTGCAGGTGCTTCCCGGCCAGGAAATCCGCATTTATAGTGATCTGCTGAATGATCTGGAGCAGGGCCAGCTCCTGACGCTTGCAGGTTCACGGTATATTTTGCTGGAAATGCCTTCTTCCCGGGTACCGCGTTCAATGGAAGAGACCTGCCATGAACTGCTGATTCAAGGCTTTGTGCCAGTAATTGCCCATCCGGAGCGCAATGCCGAGGTAGCTGCCGATCCTTCCAAGTTGACAAGATTAATAGAGCTGGGCGCACTGGGCCAGCTTACTGCCCAGAGCCTGGCCGGAACGTTCGGAAGCAAGCTGCAGAAGCTGTCATTGGACCTGTGCCGCAGGAATGCTGTACATGTGATTGCCTCGGACGCCCATGACAATCAGCATCGTCCGTTTGGTCTGAGTGAGGCCTACGGGGTTTTGACCAAAGAATTAGGAACGACAGCATCCGATCTTTTTCGTCAAAATGCGCTAAGAATCGTTAATAATGAAGAGATTATTCGAGCAGATTATCTACAATCTCACAAAAAACTTCATAGATTGTTCGGATTTTTTTCTCGTAAAGGGTGA
- a CDS encoding CpsD/CapB family tyrosine-protein kinase, producing the protein MSQQPSKQRHLITVTNPRSPVSEAFRALRTNIDFSSVDEQIQIIMVTSSGPEEGKSTVTANLAAAYAQADKKVLLIDGDLRKPTAHKTFSLSNRAGLSSLLSQQADLEDVVQDSGVANLSIMTSGPIPPNPAEMMASNRMSAVLQELRQRYDMILFDTPPLLAVTDAQIIASKSDGVIMVVSYGKVKRDIAAKAKSNLDRVGAKMLGVVLNNVKRKASEGYYYYYYGN; encoded by the coding sequence ATGTCACAGCAGCCAAGTAAACAACGCCATCTCATTACCGTGACCAATCCGCGTTCGCCTGTATCGGAAGCTTTTCGCGCTCTGCGGACGAACATTGATTTCTCTTCCGTAGACGAGCAGATCCAGATCATTATGGTTACCTCCTCCGGCCCTGAAGAAGGAAAGTCTACGGTTACAGCCAACCTTGCGGCAGCTTATGCCCAAGCGGACAAAAAAGTTTTGCTGATTGATGGGGATTTGCGCAAGCCTACAGCTCACAAAACATTTTCGTTAAGCAACCGTGCTGGACTGTCTTCGCTGCTGTCGCAGCAGGCTGATCTGGAGGATGTCGTTCAGGATTCAGGTGTAGCTAATCTCTCCATCATGACTTCAGGTCCAATTCCCCCAAATCCGGCAGAAATGATGGCCTCCAACAGGATGAGTGCTGTGCTGCAGGAGCTGCGTCAGCGCTACGATATGATTTTGTTCGATACTCCGCCCCTTTTGGCTGTCACAGATGCACAAATTATCGCCTCCAAGAGTGACGGAGTCATTATGGTGGTCAGCTATGGCAAAGTGAAGCGGGATATCGCAGCCAAGGCCAAGTCTAACCTTGACCGTGTTGGTGCGAAGATGCTGGGAGTCGTACTGAACAATGTGAAGCGCAAAGCCAGTGAAGGTTATTATTACTACTACTACGGAAATTAA
- a CDS encoding YveK family protein gives MSAQELDLRDYFQIVRKRLWMIVSIVVAVCILAGVYSLYIKNPVYEASTKIIVNQTPTQSTVAQLDLNQINTNIQLINTYKEIIKTPAILDVVAKNYPQFNLTAEDLLKKVNVSSVNNTQVMTLVVRDNSYQRAAEIVNAISLVFKQEIPSLFNVQNVSILNEAKVDPPVAPGPVEPNVVMNLAIAFIVSLMIGLGIAFLLEYLDDTLKTEEDIEKYLGLPTIAMITRLGQEETKSTELQAQKLTRKAGELEHVTAAK, from the coding sequence TTGTCAGCACAAGAATTGGATCTTCGCGATTATTTCCAGATCGTCAGGAAGAGACTGTGGATGATTGTAAGCATTGTGGTTGCGGTTTGTATTCTTGCCGGAGTATACAGCCTATATATTAAGAATCCGGTGTATGAAGCCTCCACCAAGATTATCGTTAATCAGACGCCTACACAGTCTACTGTGGCACAGCTTGACCTTAATCAGATCAATACCAATATTCAGTTAATTAATACCTACAAGGAAATTATCAAGACACCCGCTATTCTGGATGTCGTAGCCAAGAACTATCCGCAATTCAATCTTACTGCGGAAGATCTGCTTAAGAAAGTTAATGTGAGTTCCGTAAATAATACGCAGGTGATGACACTTGTCGTTCGAGATAATTCGTACCAGAGAGCTGCAGAAATCGTGAATGCCATTTCACTTGTGTTCAAGCAGGAGATTCCGTCCCTGTTCAATGTGCAGAACGTATCCATCCTGAATGAGGCTAAGGTTGATCCGCCGGTTGCACCGGGACCTGTTGAGCCTAACGTTGTAATGAATCTGGCAATTGCTTTTATCGTTTCATTGATGATTGGTCTGGGTATCGCGTTCCTGCTGGAATATCTGGATGACACCTTGAAGACCGAAGAGGATATTGAGAAATATCTGGGTCTGCCTACGATCGCCATGATCACCAGACTGGGGCAAGAGGAAACGAAGTCCACAGAATTACAGGCCCAGAAGCTGACCAGAAAGGCAGGAGAACTCGAACATGTCACAGCAGCCAAGTAA
- a CDS encoding copper amine oxidase N-terminal domain-containing protein, which yields MSKAKFPAVALMLLMLIGIAPLTASAPLSASASTVTDSIKVPTMEVKMVFDGVTLQPPAGQYVFMYNNTTYVPLRFMSYALQKSVSWDAKNVKVTVADPSSSELVVIKEYLMNAGNGSGAATASKNIVLSKVKASYVFSGSTKAVPSGQGSYLLNGSLYVPLRFLSESVGNSISWDQKNKTITAASKTYQKQSDGSANGTGQGNVSAPGATANPTATSKPNATSTPAASAAPGAAGGATGGGSSNGKVSYEAITSETEDKLNALKSEAQSSLGGLAFEYLAATDEATRNALIAKGKEQLASFTSSFNSIVAEAEQKLNNNGYSTAIIAEYRKAFNASVQQGLSKLGG from the coding sequence ATGTCTAAAGCGAAATTTCCAGCAGTAGCATTGATGCTGCTGATGTTGATTGGGATAGCTCCACTAACTGCATCCGCTCCATTGTCTGCATCAGCATCTACAGTTACTGATTCGATCAAAGTTCCCACTATGGAAGTGAAGATGGTCTTTGACGGAGTGACCCTGCAGCCGCCTGCTGGGCAATATGTATTTATGTATAACAATACTACTTATGTACCCCTGCGTTTCATGTCCTACGCCTTGCAGAAGAGTGTGAGCTGGGACGCCAAGAATGTAAAAGTTACAGTGGCTGATCCGAGCAGTTCAGAATTGGTAGTGATCAAGGAGTACTTAATGAATGCCGGAAACGGGAGTGGCGCAGCTACTGCGAGCAAAAACATCGTACTCAGTAAAGTAAAAGCCAGCTACGTTTTTAGTGGTTCCACTAAGGCTGTTCCTTCCGGTCAAGGCAGCTATTTACTGAATGGATCGTTATATGTCCCCCTTCGTTTTTTATCGGAATCTGTAGGGAATTCCATTAGCTGGGATCAGAAAAATAAGACGATTACAGCTGCTTCCAAAACTTATCAAAAGCAATCGGATGGGAGTGCTAATGGAACAGGCCAAGGCAATGTCTCTGCTCCAGGAGCAACAGCGAATCCTACAGCTACCTCTAAGCCAAATGCGACATCCACACCAGCTGCTTCGGCTGCACCCGGTGCTGCGGGAGGAGCCACAGGCGGTGGATCTTCCAATGGTAAGGTATCTTATGAGGCTATTACTAGTGAAACTGAAGACAAGTTGAATGCATTGAAATCCGAAGCCCAATCCTCACTCGGCGGTCTTGCTTTTGAATATTTGGCAGCAACAGACGAAGCCACAAGGAATGCACTAATTGCCAAAGGTAAGGAACAACTCGCCTCATTCACATCCAGCTTTAATAGTATAGTTGCTGAAGCTGAACAAAAACTAAACAATAATGGCTATAGCACAGCGATCATTGCTGAGTATAGAAAAGCATTTAATGCGTCTGTGCAGCAGGGATTGTCGAAGCTTGGGGGATAA
- the lon gene encoding endopeptidase La has protein sequence MIQSKSKGRRFPLLPLRGLLVYPSMVLHLDVGREKSVRALEKAMVEDNLILLCSQSEVNIEEPGQEDIFRVGTVANVRQMLKLPNGTIRVLVEGVERAEIINYTDNEEYYEVMARVLPEEEDVDQQSDALMRTVLNQFEHYITLSKKVTPETLAAVSDIEEPGRLADVITSHLALKIKDKQEILETIDVSKRLEKLLDILNNEREVLELERKINQRVKKQMEKTQKEYYLREQMKAIQKELGDKEGRAGEADELRTLMEEKELPERVKEKIEKEIDRLEKMPASSAEGGVIRNYVDMLLSLPWTESTEDDLDILKAEQVLDADHYGLEKPKERVLEYLAVQKLVKKLKGPILCLVGPPGVGKTSLARSIARSLNRKFVRISLGGVRDEAEIRGHRRTYVGAMPGRIIQGMKTAGSINPVFLLDEIDKMAADFRGDPSAALLEVLDPEQNNTFSDHFVELPFDLSNVMFVTTANTVHNIPRPLLDRMEMLFIPGYTELEKLQIASRYLLPKQRKNHGLEEGQLSIEDDTLLKIVREYTRESGVRNLEQQIAALCRKAAKIIVSGEKEQVSILPAEVKDYLGASKYRYGMAELEDQIGTVTGLAWTEVGGDTLLIEVTVVQGTGKLILTGQLGDVMKESAQAAFSYTRSKAEELGLAPDFYEKNDIHIHIPEGAIPKDGPSAGITIATALISALTKRYVSKDVAMTGEITLRGRVLPIGGLKEKSLAAHRAGYKKILLPKDNERDLKDIPESVRSDVEFVPVSHMDQVLKHALVEHHNEISSEAPSSVH, from the coding sequence ATGATACAAAGCAAATCCAAAGGTCGTCGTTTTCCTTTATTGCCGCTTAGAGGTCTTCTTGTATATCCCAGCATGGTTCTTCACCTGGATGTGGGACGCGAGAAGTCAGTTCGGGCGCTGGAAAAAGCTATGGTTGAAGATAACCTGATTCTCCTCTGCTCCCAGTCGGAAGTGAATATCGAGGAGCCGGGACAAGAAGATATTTTTCGGGTCGGCACGGTCGCTAATGTGCGGCAGATGCTCAAGCTTCCCAACGGCACGATCCGTGTGCTTGTGGAAGGCGTGGAACGGGCCGAAATTATTAACTATACGGACAACGAGGAGTATTACGAGGTGATGGCGCGTGTGCTGCCTGAGGAAGAGGATGTGGACCAGCAGAGCGATGCCTTAATGCGCACCGTGCTGAACCAGTTCGAGCATTACATCACCCTCTCCAAAAAAGTCACTCCCGAGACGCTCGCTGCCGTATCTGATATCGAGGAGCCGGGCCGGCTGGCCGACGTCATTACGAGCCATTTGGCGCTGAAGATCAAGGATAAGCAGGAGATCCTGGAGACCATCGATGTCAGCAAACGTCTGGAGAAGCTGCTGGATATTCTCAACAATGAACGCGAGGTGCTGGAACTCGAACGCAAGATCAACCAGCGGGTGAAGAAGCAGATGGAGAAGACGCAGAAAGAGTATTATCTCCGTGAGCAAATGAAAGCGATCCAGAAGGAGCTTGGCGACAAGGAAGGCCGGGCCGGCGAAGCCGATGAACTGCGCACCCTGATGGAAGAGAAGGAACTGCCTGAACGCGTAAAGGAAAAGATTGAGAAAGAGATCGACCGGCTCGAAAAAATGCCGGCAAGCTCGGCTGAAGGCGGCGTGATCCGCAATTATGTCGATATGCTGCTGAGTCTGCCGTGGACCGAGTCTACCGAAGATGACCTGGATATCCTGAAGGCAGAGCAGGTGCTGGATGCGGACCATTATGGTCTGGAGAAGCCCAAGGAACGTGTGCTGGAGTATCTTGCAGTGCAGAAGCTGGTCAAGAAGCTGAAGGGGCCGATTCTCTGTCTGGTAGGTCCTCCGGGCGTCGGCAAAACCTCGCTCGCGCGCTCCATCGCCCGTTCGCTGAACCGCAAGTTCGTGCGTATCTCACTGGGGGGCGTGCGCGACGAAGCTGAGATCCGCGGCCACCGCCGCACCTATGTAGGTGCTATGCCGGGCCGGATCATCCAGGGGATGAAGACTGCAGGGAGCATCAATCCGGTGTTCCTGCTGGATGAGATTGACAAGATGGCGGCGGATTTCCGGGGCGACCCGTCGGCTGCGCTGCTGGAAGTGCTGGACCCCGAACAGAACAACACGTTCAGCGACCATTTCGTCGAGCTGCCGTTTGACCTCTCGAACGTCATGTTCGTGACGACGGCCAATACCGTGCATAATATTCCGCGTCCGCTGCTGGACCGGATGGAGATGCTGTTCATTCCCGGCTATACGGAGCTGGAGAAGCTGCAGATTGCCAGCCGCTATCTGCTGCCGAAGCAGCGCAAGAACCACGGGCTGGAGGAAGGGCAGCTGTCCATTGAAGACGATACCCTGCTCAAAATTGTCCGCGAGTATACCCGGGAGTCCGGGGTGCGCAATCTGGAGCAGCAGATCGCTGCGCTGTGCCGCAAGGCTGCGAAGATTATCGTATCGGGCGAGAAGGAGCAGGTAAGTATCCTTCCCGCTGAGGTCAAGGATTACCTAGGCGCTTCGAAATACCGCTATGGAATGGCGGAGCTGGAGGATCAGATCGGTACAGTTACCGGACTGGCCTGGACGGAAGTGGGCGGTGATACGCTGCTCATTGAAGTGACAGTGGTCCAGGGAACCGGCAAGCTGATCCTGACGGGTCAACTGGGCGATGTGATGAAGGAATCGGCACAGGCCGCCTTCAGCTATACCCGTTCGAAGGCCGAGGAACTGGGACTGGCACCCGATTTTTATGAAAAGAACGATATTCACATTCACATTCCCGAAGGCGCCATTCCAAAGGACGGACCGTCTGCAGGGATTACGATTGCAACCGCGCTGATCTCTGCACTTACGAAACGTTATGTCTCGAAGGATGTGGCGATGACCGGCGAGATTACGCTGCGCGGCCGGGTTCTGCCGATTGGCGGGCTGAAGGAGAAGTCGCTTGCCGCCCACCGGGCCGGATACAAAAAAATCCTGCTGCCAAAGGACAATGAGCGCGACTTGAAGGACATCCCGGAGAGCGTCCGCAGCGATGTGGAGTTCGTGCCGGTTTCCCATATGGATCAGGTGCTGAAGCATGCACTGGTCGAACATCATAATGAAATCAGCAGTGAAGCGCCGAGTAGTGTGCATTAG
- a CDS encoding sugar transferase, producing MRPYIVIKQILDVMMALIGILLLWPFFLIIAVVIKLTSKGPVLFKQKRLGKNKSEFYILKFRTMRTDTPSDMPTHLLQDPDFFITKVGKFLRKTSLDELPQIINILKGEMSIIGPRPALWNQYDLIAERDKYKANNIKPGLTGWAQINGRDELPIEEKAKFDGEYLNLLSLTFDFQVFFKTVYNVVKREGIIEGNKQSRTL from the coding sequence ATGAGACCTTATATTGTAATAAAACAAATTTTAGATGTTATGATGGCTCTAATCGGAATACTCCTGTTATGGCCTTTTTTCTTGATTATCGCAGTGGTAATCAAGCTCACCTCAAAAGGGCCAGTACTATTCAAACAAAAGCGGCTAGGGAAGAACAAGAGTGAATTTTATATTTTGAAGTTTAGGACCATGCGTACGGATACACCAAGTGATATGCCGACGCATCTATTACAAGATCCAGATTTTTTTATCACTAAAGTTGGCAAATTTCTTCGGAAGACAAGTTTGGATGAACTTCCACAGATTATAAATATACTTAAAGGTGAAATGAGTATTATTGGTCCGCGACCTGCGCTTTGGAATCAATATGATTTGATTGCTGAGCGTGATAAATACAAAGCAAATAATATAAAACCTGGGCTAACTGGTTGGGCGCAAATCAATGGCAGAGATGAACTGCCTATTGAAGAGAAGGCTAAGTTTGATGGTGAATATCTAAATCTTTTATCTTTAACTTTTGATTTTCAAGTTTTTTTTAAGACGGTATACAATGTTGTTAAGAGAGAGGGGATTATCGAAGGTAACAAGCAATCTAGAACATTATAA